From a region of the Thermodesulfobacteriota bacterium genome:
- a CDS encoding glycosyltransferase produces the protein MSRRIVKVIYQTFLPHQGRYPRLAGQARILAEAGFAVTVLACDRDGHHPKREERDGIEIIRIPVPTGEMRGPLAQLLPLLRFWRQALAWLRRHPYDLLHCHNLDILPLGVLARRALGRPVLYEAHEPNYYALWPERWAFALKLVTAIEHRLIRAVDGVSVTNDYQVDKCRQLGARRVLLAGNYPLPHLRVAAIPEEKWSRAAVTFGRLGTIYPDTGFEASFAALTQVLERHPATRFLVGGRVVDRYQEAFSRLVAPVREAVQLAGAYPAEQMPDLYRAIDVSLLIYPRSPWFRNITPRKYFDSLANGVPVIMTDIGGLGRVIRERQCGLVVDDQDPAAIAAAMATLITNPALRRRLADNALALAATDYDWARMARAYVALQEEILAAAGRGKGQ, from the coding sequence GTGTCCAGACGCATCGTCAAGGTCATCTACCAGACCTTTCTTCCCCACCAGGGGCGGTATCCCCGCCTGGCCGGCCAGGCCCGCATCCTGGCCGAGGCCGGCTTTGCCGTGACCGTCCTGGCCTGTGACCGGGACGGACACCATCCGAAGCGGGAGGAGCGAGACGGCATCGAGATCATCCGCATCCCGGTCCCCACCGGCGAGATGCGCGGGCCGCTGGCCCAGCTCCTGCCCCTGCTGCGCTTCTGGCGCCAGGCCCTGGCCTGGCTGCGCCGCCACCCGTACGACCTTCTCCACTGCCACAACCTCGATATCCTGCCTCTGGGGGTGCTGGCCCGCCGCGCCCTGGGCCGGCCGGTGCTCTACGAGGCCCACGAGCCCAACTACTACGCCCTGTGGCCGGAGCGCTGGGCCTTTGCCCTCAAGCTGGTCACCGCCATCGAGCACCGCCTGATCCGCGCGGTGGACGGGGTGAGCGTCACCAACGATTATCAGGTGGACAAGTGCCGCCAATTGGGCGCCCGCCGGGTGCTCCTGGCCGGGAACTACCCCCTGCCCCACCTGCGGGTGGCCGCCATTCCCGAAGAGAAGTGGAGCCGCGCCGCCGTGACCTTCGGCCGGCTGGGCACCATCTACCCGGACACCGGCTTCGAGGCCAGCTTCGCCGCCCTGACCCAGGTGCTGGAACGTCACCCGGCGACGCGCTTCCTGGTGGGGGGCCGGGTGGTGGACCGCTACCAGGAGGCCTTCAGCCGGCTGGTGGCGCCGGTCCGGGAGGCGGTGCAGCTCGCCGGCGCCTATCCGGCCGAGCAGATGCCCGATCTCTACCGGGCCATCGATGTCTCCCTTCTCATCTATCCCCGGAGCCCCTGGTTCCGGAACATCACCCCGAGAAAGTACTTCGACTCCCTGGCCAACGGCGTGCCGGTGATCATGACCGACATCGGCGGCCTGGGCCGGGTGATCCGGGAGCGGCAGTGCGGCCTGGTGGTGGATGACCAGGATCCGGCCGCCATCGCCGCGGCCATGGCGACTCTCATCACCAACCCGGCCTTGCGGCGGCGGCTGGCCGACAACGCCCTGGCGCTGGCGGCCACCGACTACGACTGGGCGCGGATGGCCCGGGCCTACGTGGCCCTCCAGGAGGAGATCCTGGCGGCAGCCGGCAGGGGCAAGGGGCAATGA